In Clostridium omnivorum, the DNA window ATATTAAATTTAAAGAGATAATACTATTAATAGTTAATTACTTTGACTGACGGGGTGCTTCTCCCCGTTAGTCAATATTTTTATAACATATGGGGAGGACTTTGATGATTAAGCTTACAGGAATGAATAATAAAGAATTTGTTATTAATGCTGAACATATCGAGAAGGTTGAAGAAATGCCAGATACTATTATTACATTGACTAATGGAAATAAATATATTGTTCTAGAGTCTGTAGATGAAGTCATCGATTTAGTCATAGAGTATAAAAATAAGATTTTTAATTTTGGTAGATAATATAACTTACAGTGAAAAGGAGACAGTTTTATGGGAGAGAAAAAAGAAAAGAAGGAAAAGACAAAGGGTACAGGAGATAAGCTTAAGTTAGTAATAATTATACTTTTAGTTTTGGTTATTGTAGGTGGAGGATCCTTTGCTGCATGGTTTATATTCTTTAATAAGAATACTGCAGCGGCAAATGCTACAAATACAGCTGCAAGTACTCAAAAAGTTGTTGTATCAAATGATCCTAATGTAACTGCTTATGAAGCTTCAGATTATAAGCTAGAATTAGATGAATTTCTTGTAAATCTTTCAGATGATGGAGGGAAAAAGTATCTTAAGGTTAAGATGATATTAGGGTATAACACAAAGGAAAAAAAGAAATTTCCTGCAGAGCTTGAAGAGAAAAAACCTATTTTAAGAGACACAATTATAGCAGCTTTAAGAAATAGAAAGTCTACTGATATAACTGCAAAAGGAATTGAAGATCTAAAGAAAGAGATTATAAACAGAGTTAATGTAAACTTGGAATACGGAAAAATCAATAATGTCTTTATCACAGATATTATAGTACAGTAGGATGATATAAATGGATAGTGAATTTTGGTTAATGCTCTTAAAAATCATACTAGCTTTACCTTTTATACTTGTTTTAATATACTTGTCTTTAAAATATGGTGGCAGCAAGCTTCAACATATTCAGAATGGAAGATATATTAAGATTTTAGAAAGAGTTACACTTTCTAAAGAAAACAGTTTACTTGTAGTGAGGATAGGTGAAAAGGGCTATGTGATTTCGTCTACAAATAATAATATTCAAGTATTGTCTGAGGTTAGTAGTGAAGAAATGACTAAAATTGAAGAAACAAAGATAATACCACAGTATTCAAGCCTAAAGGAGTTTTATGAAAAAGTTATTAGAAAAAAGGAAGATAACCATGAATAAAAAACGTGTCGCAATTTCATTGCTTGCTTTTTTAGTTTTGTTTTTTATAGGTACAAAGGTATATGCAGCACCAGAGACAATACCTATTCCGCGTATAAATATTTCTGTGGACAATGCTAATACGCCTACTGAGTATGTAGATAATATAAAGCTTCTTATAATGCTTACAATATTGACGTTGTTACCTTCAATAATAGTAATGATGACCAGCTTTATAAGAATTTCAGTAGTTTTCTCTTTTTTAAGAGGAGCACTAGGAACACAGCAAGCGCCACCTAATCAGGTTCTCGTTGGACTAGCAATATTTTTGACCATTTTTATAATGGCGCCTACTTTTAACAAAATTAATTCAACAGCAATAACACCTTATCTTAATAACACAATTACTCAGGCACAGGCTATTGAGGAAGGTGCTAAACCGCTTAGAGAATTTATGCTTAAGCAGACTAGACAAAAGGATTTAAAGCTTTTTGTGGAAGCTTCAAAATATAATGGAACAATTACAAAAGAAAATGTGCCATTATATATTGTTATACCTGCCTATGTTATAAGCGAGCTACAAACTGCTTTTAAAATAGGATTTTTGTTATATATACCATTTATAATTATGGATTTGGTCGTATCAAGTATTCTTTTATCAATGGGTATGATGATGCTTCCACCTGTAATGATTTCACTACCATTTAAATTGCTTTTGTTTGTAATGGTGGATGGATGGAATCTATTAGTGAAGTCACTTATTATGAGTTTTTCGTGAGGTGAGGCAGATGAGCGAAAATATGGTTATGTCCATTATAAAAGATGCAATTCAGACTGGGCTTTTAGTTGCAGCACCAATTCTTATTGTATCTTTAGCAGTTGGACTTATTATAAGTATTTTTCAGGCTACAACTCAGATCCAGGAGCAAACTTTAACTTTTGTACCTAAAATAATTGCTGCAGCAATTATTGGACTTATAGCAGGTCCATGGATGATGCATACAATTGTTAACTTTACTGAAAGAATTTTTGCTCTTATATCCAATATTGTTCATTAGGTGGGATAAACTTGATTAGTACTACTTACTTTTTAGCTTTTTTACTAGCTTTTTTAAGAATGTTTGGTTTTTTTACAGTATTACCAGTATTTTTTCCAAAGGGATTGCCTAATATTGCAAAGATTGCACTTACAGCAATTATGGGCTATATGCTTTTACCTGGAATTGATTATAGTTTTTTAACTTCTATAAACAGCACTAATACACTTATTTTTTATTGCATTAATGAAGTAATAACTGGATTAGTTCTTGGATATATTGCTAACTTATGTTTTAACAGTGTAAAAATGGCTGGACAGCTAATAGACTTTCAGATTGGATTTTCTATGATTAATATGTTCGACCCATCTTCCGGTTCTAATACAACCCTAGTTGAAAACCTTCTTTATTGGCTAAGCTTAATGCTATTTTTTATAATTGATGGGCATCACATGTTGATTAGAGCGCTGATGGAAAGCTTTAATGTTGTTGGACTCGGAAAATTTATACTAAATCAAAAATCTATAATGCTAATTATTAAAGCTTTTATAGAATTTTTTGCTATAGGCTTAAAAATTGCAATACCTGTTATCCTTGTTATTATCATTACAGATATTGTATTGGGACTTATAGGAAGATCAGTTCCATCGCTAAACATAATGATTTTAGGACTTCCTGTAAAAATTCTAGTAGGGCTTGCGGGTTTTTTATTTGCATTACCTTATATTGTAAAAGTTATAGTAACTACCTTTGATGGAACAGGAGATTTATTCAAGAGTTTATTTAAGGTGTTGACTGTAGTTTTTATTTTTGCTTCTGAAGATAAGACAGAAGAGGCCACCCCTAAGAAGAAGAGTGAGGCTAGGAAAAAAGGTCAAGTAGCTAGAAGTAAAGAAGTCAATCTTGCTCTTACACTACTTGCAACCACATTAATATTAATAACTTTAGGTGGGTATGTTGGAAATAGTTTTAAAGCTACAATAATTACCTTTTTAAGCAATTATCTTAATATAGATTTAAACTATAATACTTTAAGAAATATAACATTTATAGCAATGTGGAGGGTTTTTTTAGTATTTTTACCAGTAGCACTACCAATCATGATTATGGGAATTCTAGCAAATTATATACAAGTAGGTTTCATGTTTATAGGCGAACCTTTAAAACCACAACTGTCCAAGTTAAATCCTCTTAAAGGATTAAAAAGGATGTTTTCAATGAGGACATTAGTGGAAACAATCAAGAATATTATTATAGTTATCTTGCTTTGCTATGTTGGATACTCCTTTGTTAGAGATAACTTTTCATATATATTAACTATTGGTAACTTGAAAGTAGGAGAAATACCAGTTTCATTTGGCAAAATAGTAATTAATATTTTCTTTAAAGTAACCTTAATAATGATTATAATAGCATTGATAGATTATATTTATCAAAGGTATACGTACAACAAAGAGTTAAAAATGACAAAACAGGAAGTTAAAGAAGAATTTAAACAGCAAGAAGGAGATCCACAGATAAAGTCAAAAATAAAACAAAGGCAAAGGGAAATGGCATCAAGAAGAATGATGCAAGCAGTACCTAGTGCTACTGTGGTTGTGACAAATCCTACTCATATAGCAATTGCTCTAAAATATGATGAAGGAAAAAGTGAAGCTCCAATACTAGTTGCTAAAGGAGCAGACGCAGTAGCAATTAGAATTAAGGAAATTGCTAAAGAAAATGATGTACCGATAATTGAGAATAGGCCATTAGCAAGACTTATATATGAAAAAGTTGAACTTGATTCAGAAATTCCTAATGATATGTATCAAGCCGTAGCCGAAATACTGGCTCTAGTTTATAAAATGAAGAAGAGAAAGTAGAAGGTGATAAATTTGGCGTCAAATAACAAGCCTAAAGTTAATTTAAAAAACAATACAGATGTCATAGTTGCTTTTGGTGTAATAGCTATAGTACTTATGATAATTATACCTTTTCCACCCAAGATGCTGGATGTCCTGATAGTATTAAATATAACACTATCAATAATGATAATATTATTAACTATGTTTACTACTGAAGTATTGCAGTTTTCAGTTTTCCCAACTATGCTTCTTATTACAACACTTTTTAGACTAGGACTTAATATTTCCTCAACGAGACTTATACTTAAGGATGCGTATGCAGGGGATGTTATTGAAGCTTTTGGGAGCTTCGTTGTTGGTGGAAACTATATTGTAGGTATTATAATATTCTTAATAATTATGATAGTTCAGTTTTTAGTTATTACTAATGGTGCAGGAAGAGTATCAGAAGTATCTGCTAGATTTACTTTGGATGCTATGCCTGGTAAACAAATGAGTATAGATGCTGATTTAAATTCAGGTCTTATAAATGAGGAACAAGCAAAGTTAAAGAGAAGAAACATACAAATGGAAGCTGATTTTTATGGAGCAATGGATGGTGCTTCAAAATTCGTTAAAGGGGATGCTATTGCAAGTATTATTATTACAGTAATTAATATAATTGCAGGTATAATAATTGGGGTTGTAATGCTAAAAATGGATATACAAACTGCAGCTACCACTTATGTAAGACTTACAATAGGTGACGGACTTGTGAGCCAGATTCCAGCACTACTGATTTCCACAGCCTCAGGTATATTAGTAACTCGTTCAGGAAGTGATGAAAATCTAGGTACAGTACTTGTTTCACAGCTTACTGGTTTTCCAAAGGTTTTTGCTATTGCTTCAGGAGTACTGATGGTACTAGCAATTGTTCCTGGTCTTCCTCACTTTGTATTCTTTATATTATCTGTGGCTACTGGAATAAGTGCTTACTTCCTATTTAAGGATGAAAAGTCAAAAGAAATAATGAAGATTGAATCTGAACAGATGGAGATTACTGAAACCGAGAAGAGGGAACCTGAGAATGTGATGAGTTTAATTGCAGTAGAGCCAATGGAAATTGAAATTGGATATGGACTAATTCCTCTAGCTGATGAAAGCTCTGGCGGTGATTTACTTGAGAGAATCGCTTCAGTAAGAAGACAATGTGCCATTGAAATGGGAATAATAGTACAACCTATTAGAATTCGGGACAACCTTCAGCTTAAGACTAACGAATACATCATTAAGATAAGGGGAACAGTAACTGCAAAAGGTGAACTGATGCCTAATATGCTTTTATGTATGGATCCAACTAATGGTGATTTTGAACTACAAGGAATAAAAACAGTGGAGCCAGCATTTGGATTACCTGCTGTGTGGATAAATAAGGATCAAAGAGAAGATGCCGAAATAAAGGGACTCACAGTAGTTGATCCTACTACTGTTATGGTTACACACTTAACTGAGACCATTAAGTCTCACAGTTATGAATTACTTGGTAGACAAGAAGTAAAGCTAATTGTGGATACAGTAAAGGAAAAGTACAGTGCAGTTGTTGAAGAACTTATACCTGATCTTATGACAATAGGCGAAGTTCAAAAAGTATTACAAAATCTGCTAAAGGAAAAGGTTCCAATAAAGGATATGGTAACAATTATGGAGTCTTTAGCAGACAATTCAAGGGTAACAAAGGACTTAGAGCTTTTAACTGAATATGTTAGATTTGCACTAGCAAGAACTATTTGTAATCCTCTTATCGATGATAGAGGTGCTATAACTGTTGCTACACTTTCACCAGAAGTTGAAGATGTGGTTTCTAGCAATATACAAAAGTCAATGCAAGGTTCCTTCCCAGCAGTTGATCCAGATACTACTGGAAGAATATTAAATTCAATAAAAGGGGTTCTAGATAGCGTATATTTTTACGACAATCAACCGGTGCTTTTAGTTTCACCAAAAATTAGACCTGCTTTTAGAAAACTAATTGAAATGGTATTCCCACATATTAATGTATTATCATTAAATGAGATACCGAATGAAATTGAGATAAGAACCGAAGGAGTAGTGACTATCTAATGATTATAAAGAGGTATATTGTTAGTAATATGAACGAAGCTATGACGCGTATTAGATACGAGCTTGGCAAGGATGCTGTTATTATAAGCCAGAGAAAAATAAAAAAACCTGGACTTATGGGATTTTTCTCAAAAAAAGTAATTGAAGTAACTGCTGCAGTAGAGAATAACAAAAAGAAGGAAGAAGATATGACAGAAAGTATTGAGGCCATTAAAAAACTTATGAAACAAGATGGTACAATAGATAGTGCTGACATATCTGTTCCTAAGAAGGAAAAAGTTACTATATTACGTGAAAAGGAAGTCTATAAACCTGAAAGTCAAGCTATGCAAAGTAAGCAGGTGGATTTATATAAAGAAATGCAAGAAATGAAAAATATGCTTGGTAATATTCTGGATAAATCTCAAGGCCTAACTGAAACTGGAGTAAAGAGTGATTTGGTATCAAAACTAGAAGATAATGATGTTAATGATAAAGCAATAAAGAAAATATTAAGTCACATGGAAATTCAAGGTGAAGATTTAGAAGAGAAAGAAAAAGCGAGATATGCAATTGAAAGCATGATATCTGAATCTGATGTTAAGATGGAGGGCAGTGTGGTATTAGTTGGACCAACAGGTGTTGGGAAAACTACTACCATAGCAAAACTCGCTGGAAGACTATCTTTACTAGAAAAGAAGAAAGTTGGACTTATTACAATTGATACTTATAGAATTGGTGCTGTGGAGCAGCTCAAAACCTATGCCGATATTATGAACATACCATTTAAAGTGGTTTTTACAATTAAAGAAATGGAAGCAGCAGTAGAAGCAATGTCAGATTGTGATGTTATTTTAATTGATACTACCGGCAGAAGCAGCAAAAATGCAATGCAGATATCAGAGCTCAGGGCTTTTGTTGAAAAGGTTAATACTGATAACATACATCTAGTAATCAGTTGTACAACAAAAAATAAGGATATTGATTCAATTGTTGAAGGCTACAAGCAGCTTAAATATAATAATGTGATTATAACAAAATTAGATGAAACACAGTCCTATGGTTCAATAATAAATATATTAGAAATTGCTAAAAAGCCCATCAGCTTCATTACAACAGGTCAAAATGTTCCAGACGATATTAGAAAACCAAGTACTAAGGAAATTTCTAATCTTATACTAGGAGAGGATAGTATATGTTAGACCAAGCTCAAAGACTAAGGCAGCTAGCAAATCAAAATGATAGTACTACTAAACCTAGAATAATCACAGTTACATCTGGAAAAGGCGGAGTGGGCAAGAGTAACTTTGTAGTTAA includes these proteins:
- the flhF gene encoding flagellar biosynthesis protein FlhF; translation: MIIKRYIVSNMNEAMTRIRYELGKDAVIISQRKIKKPGLMGFFSKKVIEVTAAVENNKKKEEDMTESIEAIKKLMKQDGTIDSADISVPKKEKVTILREKEVYKPESQAMQSKQVDLYKEMQEMKNMLGNILDKSQGLTETGVKSDLVSKLEDNDVNDKAIKKILSHMEIQGEDLEEKEKARYAIESMISESDVKMEGSVVLVGPTGVGKTTTIAKLAGRLSLLEKKKVGLITIDTYRIGAVEQLKTYADIMNIPFKVVFTIKEMEAAVEAMSDCDVILIDTTGRSSKNAMQISELRAFVEKVNTDNIHLVISCTTKNKDIDSIVEGYKQLKYNNVIITKLDETQSYGSIINILEIAKKPISFITTGQNVPDDIRKPSTKEISNLILGEDSIC
- the fliO gene encoding flagellar biosynthetic protein FliO, with the protein product MDSEFWLMLLKIILALPFILVLIYLSLKYGGSKLQHIQNGRYIKILERVTLSKENSLLVVRIGEKGYVISSTNNNIQVLSEVSSEEMTKIEETKIIPQYSSLKEFYEKVIRKKEDNHE
- a CDS encoding flagellar FlbD family protein, coding for MIKLTGMNNKEFVINAEHIEKVEEMPDTIITLTNGNKYIVLESVDEVIDLVIEYKNKIFNFGR
- the fliQ gene encoding flagellar biosynthesis protein FliQ, whose translation is MSENMVMSIIKDAIQTGLLVAAPILIVSLAVGLIISIFQATTQIQEQTLTFVPKIIAAAIIGLIAGPWMMHTIVNFTERIFALISNIVH
- a CDS encoding fused FliR family export protein/FlhB family type III secretion system protein, with the translated sequence MISTTYFLAFLLAFLRMFGFFTVLPVFFPKGLPNIAKIALTAIMGYMLLPGIDYSFLTSINSTNTLIFYCINEVITGLVLGYIANLCFNSVKMAGQLIDFQIGFSMINMFDPSSGSNTTLVENLLYWLSLMLFFIIDGHHMLIRALMESFNVVGLGKFILNQKSIMLIIKAFIEFFAIGLKIAIPVILVIIITDIVLGLIGRSVPSLNIMILGLPVKILVGLAGFLFALPYIVKVIVTTFDGTGDLFKSLFKVLTVVFIFASEDKTEEATPKKKSEARKKGQVARSKEVNLALTLLATTLILITLGGYVGNSFKATIITFLSNYLNIDLNYNTLRNITFIAMWRVFLVFLPVALPIMIMGILANYIQVGFMFIGEPLKPQLSKLNPLKGLKRMFSMRTLVETIKNIIIVILLCYVGYSFVRDNFSYILTIGNLKVGEIPVSFGKIVINIFFKVTLIMIIIALIDYIYQRYTYNKELKMTKQEVKEEFKQQEGDPQIKSKIKQRQREMASRRMMQAVPSATVVVTNPTHIAIALKYDEGKSEAPILVAKGADAVAIRIKEIAKENDVPIIENRPLARLIYEKVELDSEIPNDMYQAVAEILALVYKMKKRK
- a CDS encoding flagellar basal body-associated FliL family protein, which translates into the protein MGEKKEKKEKTKGTGDKLKLVIIILLVLVIVGGGSFAAWFIFFNKNTAAANATNTAASTQKVVVSNDPNVTAYEASDYKLELDEFLVNLSDDGGKKYLKVKMILGYNTKEKKKFPAELEEKKPILRDTIIAALRNRKSTDITAKGIEDLKKEIINRVNVNLEYGKINNVFITDIIVQ
- the flhA gene encoding flagellar biosynthesis protein FlhA — protein: MINLASNNKPKVNLKNNTDVIVAFGVIAIVLMIIIPFPPKMLDVLIVLNITLSIMIILLTMFTTEVLQFSVFPTMLLITTLFRLGLNISSTRLILKDAYAGDVIEAFGSFVVGGNYIVGIIIFLIIMIVQFLVITNGAGRVSEVSARFTLDAMPGKQMSIDADLNSGLINEEQAKLKRRNIQMEADFYGAMDGASKFVKGDAIASIIITVINIIAGIIIGVVMLKMDIQTAATTYVRLTIGDGLVSQIPALLISTASGILVTRSGSDENLGTVLVSQLTGFPKVFAIASGVLMVLAIVPGLPHFVFFILSVATGISAYFLFKDEKSKEIMKIESEQMEITETEKREPENVMSLIAVEPMEIEIGYGLIPLADESSGGDLLERIASVRRQCAIEMGIIVQPIRIRDNLQLKTNEYIIKIRGTVTAKGELMPNMLLCMDPTNGDFELQGIKTVEPAFGLPAVWINKDQREDAEIKGLTVVDPTTVMVTHLTETIKSHSYELLGRQEVKLIVDTVKEKYSAVVEELIPDLMTIGEVQKVLQNLLKEKVPIKDMVTIMESLADNSRVTKDLELLTEYVRFALARTICNPLIDDRGAITVATLSPEVEDVVSSNIQKSMQGSFPAVDPDTTGRILNSIKGVLDSVYFYDNQPVLLVSPKIRPAFRKLIEMVFPHINVLSLNEIPNEIEIRTEGVVTI
- the fliP gene encoding flagellar type III secretion system pore protein FliP (The bacterial flagellar biogenesis protein FliP forms a type III secretion system (T3SS)-type pore required for flagellar assembly.) translates to MNKKRVAISLLAFLVLFFIGTKVYAAPETIPIPRINISVDNANTPTEYVDNIKLLIMLTILTLLPSIIVMMTSFIRISVVFSFLRGALGTQQAPPNQVLVGLAIFLTIFIMAPTFNKINSTAITPYLNNTITQAQAIEEGAKPLREFMLKQTRQKDLKLFVEASKYNGTITKENVPLYIVIPAYVISELQTAFKIGFLLYIPFIIMDLVVSSILLSMGMMMLPPVMISLPFKLLLFVMVDGWNLLVKSLIMSFS